GGGTGGAGGTCTAGATATGGATGCGGTAGTTAAACGGCTGATAAGAGCAATTAAAAAAGAAGAGGACCAGGATGCATTTGCAGAATTAGTAGATTTATATAAAGATAAAGTTTTTCAAATTGCATACCGGATGACAGGAAACAGCTATGAAGCACAGGATATGGCACAAGAATCCTTTTTAAGAGCATATGCGAATTTAGAAAGCTACGATGAAAAGAGAAAGTTTTCTACTTGGTTATTTCGCATTACAACAAATTTATGCATTGACCGCCTGCGGAAAAAAAAGCCCGATTATTCATTAGACGCCGAACTGCAAGGAACCGAGGGCCTGACTGGATATTCGCAAGTAGCAGCTTCAGAGAAGCTTCCTGAGGAACAGGTAGTTACGATGGAAATGCAGCAATGGGTGCAAAGAGAAATTTCTTACTTGCCGCCAAAGTATCGATCGGCTATTATATTACGATACATAGAAGGTTTGCCTATAAAACAAATTAGTGAAATACTAGATCTTCCGGCTAATACCGTTAAGACACACATACATCGAGGCCGGGAAGCCTTGCGCAAACGGCTTAAGGATGCGTAAGGGGGGAGGAATTAAAAATGGCTTGCAATAAAGAGTACGAAACCCAACTGCACAAATACTTGGATGGGGAAATGATTGATTCAGAACGTACGGAGTTCCACAATCACTTAGATGCATGTGAGGAGTGTGCAGCCCATTATAAAGAATTAAAGAAAGCAGTTAT
This DNA window, taken from Alteribacillus bidgolensis, encodes the following:
- the sigW gene encoding RNA polymerase sigma factor SigW, whose protein sequence is MDAVVKRLIRAIKKEEDQDAFAELVDLYKDKVFQIAYRMTGNSYEAQDMAQESFLRAYANLESYDEKRKFSTWLFRITTNLCIDRLRKKKPDYSLDAELQGTEGLTGYSQVAASEKLPEEQVVTMEMQQWVQREISYLPPKYRSAIILRYIEGLPIKQISEILDLPANTVKTHIHRGREALRKRLKDA